The following proteins are co-located in the Hemitrygon akajei chromosome 25, sHemAka1.3, whole genome shotgun sequence genome:
- the LOC140716337 gene encoding tubulin polymerization-promoting protein family member 3-like isoform X2, producing the protein MLELQSNKHTECLKNSTGQNLFSKACYDFRLGADVASFLIPGDHADPAEETSPHPAPAGSHAVPAPLPRGCRWKMADAGGSLAELEKSFRKFAIHGDTKASGLDMTGKNFAKLCKDCKVIDSKTVTGTDVDIVFTKVKAKSARVINFEEFKQALKELSKKRFKDLGEDEALEETFKLIAGKDPVLVGVTKAAKAGAVNRLTDTSKFTGSHKERFDESGKGRGKAGREDLVENTGFVSAYRGMGTYDEKVKGSK; encoded by the exons ATGTTGGAACTCCAGAGCAATAAACACACAGAATGCctgaagaactcaacaggtcagaacTTATTTTCTAAG gcGTGCTACGATTTCCGGCTGGGTGCAGATGTGGCATCATTCCTGATTCCAGGTGACCACGCGGACCCTGCCGAGGAGACCAGCCCCCACCCAGCGCCAGCAGGCTCACACGCAGTGCCCGCCCCTTTGCCCAGAGGGTGCCGGTGGAAGATGGCGGACGCGGGAGGGAGCCTGGCCGAACTGGAGAAGTCTTTCCGCAAGTTCGCCATCCACGGGGACACCAAGGCCAGTGGCCTCGACATGACGGGCAAGAACTTCGCCAAGCTCTGCAAGGACTGCAAGGTGATCGACAGCAAGACCGTCACCGGCACTGACGTTGACATCGTCTTCACCAAGGTCAA GGCAAAGTCAGCTCGTGTGATAAACTTTGAAGAGTTCAAACAAGCTCTGAAGGAGCTGTCAAAGAAAAGGTTTAAGGACCTGGGGGAGGATGAAGCTTTGGAAGAAACATTCAAGCTCATCGCCGGCAAGGATCCCGTGTTGGTCGGAGTCACG AAGGCAGCCAAGGCCGGCGCTGTTAATCGCCTGACAGACACGTCCAAGTTCACGGGGTCCCACAAGGAGCGGTTTGACGAGAGTGGCAAGGGCCGGGGCAAGGCGGGGCGCGAGGACCTGGTGGAGAACACGGGCTTCGTGTCCGCCTATAGGGGCATGGGCACCTATGACGAGAAGGTCAAGGGCTCCAAGTGA
- the LOC140716337 gene encoding tubulin polymerization-promoting protein family member 3-like isoform X3: MADAGGSLAELEKSFRKFAIHGDTKASGLDMTGKNFAKLCKDCKVIDSKTVTGTDVDIVFTKVKAKSARVINFEEFKQALKELSKKRFKDLGEDEALEETFKLIAGKDPVLVGVTKAAKAGAVNRLTDTSKFTGSHKERFDESGKGRGKAGREDLVENTGFVSAYRGMGTYDEKVKGSK; the protein is encoded by the exons ATGGCGGACGCGGGAGGGAGCCTGGCCGAACTGGAGAAGTCTTTCCGCAAGTTCGCCATCCACGGGGACACCAAGGCCAGTGGCCTCGACATGACGGGCAAGAACTTCGCCAAGCTCTGCAAGGACTGCAAGGTGATCGACAGCAAGACCGTCACCGGCACTGACGTTGACATCGTCTTCACCAAGGTCAA GGCAAAGTCAGCTCGTGTGATAAACTTTGAAGAGTTCAAACAAGCTCTGAAGGAGCTGTCAAAGAAAAGGTTTAAGGACCTGGGGGAGGATGAAGCTTTGGAAGAAACATTCAAGCTCATCGCCGGCAAGGATCCCGTGTTGGTCGGAGTCACG AAGGCAGCCAAGGCCGGCGCTGTTAATCGCCTGACAGACACGTCCAAGTTCACGGGGTCCCACAAGGAGCGGTTTGACGAGAGTGGCAAGGGCCGGGGCAAGGCGGGGCGCGAGGACCTGGTGGAGAACACGGGCTTCGTGTCCGCCTATAGGGGCATGGGCACCTATGACGAGAAGGTCAAGGGCTCCAAGTGA